Genomic window (Lycium barbarum isolate Lr01 chromosome 2, ASM1917538v2, whole genome shotgun sequence):
ccttccaaggtgggggtaaggtttgcgtacattttaccctccccagacctcacattgtgggattcaactgggtatgtagttgttggtggtggtgtctGGACCACAGCTTGCATGCACCTCAACTAATTGCACAATATCTGCTACCTCCCACTAGCACAGGCAGcgagtaactctgtccaccaaggcttggacaaatgagaagaaatcacctagtgtttttggtGGGACAAGATTGATTATGTTTGTTAAAAGGAGTGTACAATATGTAGATCTTAACGTGAGGGGAGAATTAATCTACAAAGATTTTAAAATTGTCCATGTCTTGTTAAGAATCTATAGATATTCCTAAAACCGTTGTTATTATGTGTTAGATCAGTGTTGGAATGTAAAGAAAATGCGAATTTAAATTCATACATATCCAGATTCATCGTATTTAAATAAGAAAAATCTTATAGAATATTCTAGGTGATACCTTATGATCCTCTAATATTTAATTATATAACATTTACTTATGTTATCAGTATAGACGTTGAATACCTTCCATATTGTACGCAGTCTAGGACTCTTATATAAGGAGCACCTCTGATACATTGTTACTTAGTCAAGTCAATGAGAATTTATTTTACTATTTTCACAATTAGAAAGACATTATTGATACCAATTACGTGGTTTACATCTCTTTTCATGCATATTTGACACCACAAAACTTGAGGGAATAATAAAGCAAAGTGTTCTCTTAAActtgttttccaattttctttgTTTCATGTCCTCAAGCTCTGGGGATTAAATAGTGTTTGCAGATACCTTCAAATTGGAGAACATACATAATAAGAGACATTAAGTCTTCCTTATTTTTGTCAGTAACTTCATCCTAATCTGAAGTATAATTACTAAGATAACATATATACTGACAGATTCTTAGAACACAATTCTAAGTGCATCTGGACCGTAATGCTTGATATAGGTATAGATTGTACTGTGTTAGTAAGATAACCATGAATGACAAATTAGGACTACATTGTTGACAAGATATCCAAAGGATGGAGAATGAAGCTGGTCCTCGGCACCTCCACTCTGTTCATTTCCTACGCTTCTGGAGATATCTTACTAAAGTGTGGGATTACAAGGAGATGTCTGAGTTCGATATAATGAATGTAGAGATGGCACACAAGATTGAGGGCAGGGACGGAGCTAGACGGCGCCAGAAAATTACCCTGTATTCAAGgtcatatttattctttatgcatgtataatagaAGTTAAATCCCCTTAGCTTtttcgtgtgtttacttttttatattttgagttcCTTGGTGAAAATGCTGGTTTCGCCTACTGATTGAGGGGGTCAATTTTTGCATGAATATTGGCTGATTATTGAAATTGAATAGAAAGTGCCTCACAGCAGAGGAAAATGTAGAGGCTTAAAGAGTTGCCGCACAATGCAGAGAACTCTACTTACCCCTCTATTGTAGCTCTAAATTGGAAAAGAAATGGGTCAAGCGAATATGAATTCAAGCCCTATTAAAGGTCCTTCAATGGGGAAAATTGGTTCAACAGCTTGCTCTTTAGAAGACTAGAAATAAGATAATTTATATGTGGTGGATTattctcaaaaacaaaaaaaaaacaaaaaaaaacaaaaaaaaatatatatatatatatggtggacAAATAGACAAGGAAAAAAGGGGTTCAAATGAAGACATTAGCAGCATTACCTCATGCAAGTATCTTGGACTTCTCAACCCGTGTTCGAGGAATCGCCAAGATGGCTATAAGTCCACCAGCAAATGCTGAAAGTGCAGCCACAAAAAAGGCTGGCGAGTTGCCACCACCAAATAGCTCATCCCACGGTCCACTTCCAAGTGAAACCACGATCTGTGACCAATAACAATATATTCTCATTCAGTGGCCTATATAACTTTAGGAAATGATAAGATACATGCTATAAAGGCGCAGTGATATTCCTACTGGAAACACCCATGAGAATAATCATGTTCTGTATTCAGTTGAATGATAATCTAAATTTCCATCACGTACGATGCTTCACTGTTTGCTTCATCATTTTTAACTCTAACCAAGGGCTCAACAGATAACAGTTACAAGATCAAACTAGCAAGAGGCAACAAAATGCATTGTGCCACATCTATCTACATAAAGGCTTTGATGTTTATTTGGACCACTTTCTAGAGATTGTTCTTATTTCGAAAAAACCCATAGAAACAGAAAAGCAAAATGTATACCTGTGGGAACACAATTGCCAGGTTCAGAACGCCCATTGACAAGCCTGCAAGGTTGAAGTAGTAATTGAAGCACTATTTTCTATTAGACCTACAGAATAATGATCAAAATAGACATAACTCAATCTACCTTGTCCAAGCCCAAGAGCTTCAATCCTTGAGGATACTAAAGCATATGGAACACTGTATGTTATCTGCAGAAAATGACTTGCATTATACAATAATATACCTAAATAAAGCTCACTTCTAATCCCACATGAAACTTGTGCTTAAGCTGAAGCCTTTAGAAACAGTAACCTCCAATTTTCTCTCGTATCATGTTACATTTGACAGGCATCTTacatgataaaattatttcagCCTGACTGAATTTCTATATATATTTTGCAACAGTAACAACTCTGAAAAGCACAATTCAGCTGTACAAACCTTTCCATTAAAATCTTTTGAAGATTAAAGAAAGTTAAAGATAAGTCTTTGACTAAAGTGATGAAATCACAAAAGTAGAAATGACAAAGACAGATAAGCTGGTTGGCCGTAATAAAATATTGGAGAAAGAAAAACATAAGTGGTTTAGAGAAGTTTAGAGAAGTTTTAATTTCACTAGTTCTACACATAAAACTGTGTAGTGTGTGGTAGTGCAAAACAATTTCTTGTTGGGACTTGAAAATCAAGCAACTTACAGATAGTGGGATCCCAAGAATTGCAAATACAACTAGCGCCGCAATAACAATGCCATCTGGGGGAAGACCCTGGCCAATGTCTATGTTACTCCTAACAGCAGTAATTATAAGCATGGCTATAAAGCAGAGGGACATGACAACATTTGAAACTCCCCATGTGAAACCAGTCCCCCATTTTCGACAGAGCTTCTCCATGAACAATGAAGTTACTCCAAGAAGCACGGAATTCAACATTAGACCCAACGAACCCATTCGGACTCCTGCACTATAATTCTTTCCATCATTTGGTTCACCACCATAAATTTCTCGACCAAACCAGTCGGTATCGAACAAAAGAAACGGAAACCATCCAATCCATGTCAGGGCAGTAACAAGTAGGATGACCCAAACAACACCTGGGAAATATTTGAAAATACCAAACAACTCCCAGAGAAAAGCTTCTTCTTGACCATGGCTTGATTCGGCAATCTCTTCTCCAGTATGAGAGGAACCACGACTGGGATCTAGAGGCTGCTCATTGGCTGCCGATATGCTGATACAAGTAGTTGTTGCGATAAAAATAATATCGAGAATAAAAGCAGCCTTTAGATTGGCACAGTTGATGGTGCACGCAGAACTGAGGGTGAAAGGGAAGATCTTGTACCAGCCACTGTAAGATCCAGTTGCAAAGCCAAGGATGTTACCAATGGCCATAAATAGAGAAAAGTATGCATTTGCCACCCGGGTTCTTCTAAGATCCTTTTCTGCGTATGAAAAAGCAGAGAAAATGTCACTAGTTTGAAGGAAAATTCATGATATAAATATGCAAACAGCAATGACAATGAAGTCGTACAAAAATGTAAAACTATTATATCTCGCCCTGAAAAATTAAGTTCAACAATCTTTTTCTTTTGGTGCCTCTATCAACTCTGCAATAGCAGCATCTCTCCATTCATCATCCCATGGAGGCCCTCTGTTTCAAACCCCATAAGCATTGTCAAACTCTAGCTCACCAATTTTTGTTGTTTCTTATGCTTCAGTGTTATTCTTTCCTAAATGGTTGGGGCCAATCAATTTTAATAAAACAAGATTTTCTTTTGACCGTTAGATATGTAAGTTAGCTTCAACAAATGAGGATGTCATGCAAATTAGGAGGAGGTCTTATTAGCTCTTAAGACAGGGTATATAATATTATTAACAACTAAAATAAGCATTTCTTTATGCTTATGTAAGGAAGGA
Coding sequences:
- the LOC132627685 gene encoding sucrose transport protein SUC4, giving the protein MPEIERHRTRHHRPANPVRNRVPLRLLFRVASVAGGIQFGWALQLSLLTPYVQELGIPHAWASIIWLCGPLSGLLVQPLVGHMSDKCTSRFGRRRPFIVAGAASIMIAVLIIGFSADIGWLLGDRGEIKVRAIAAFVVGFWLLDVANNMTQGPCRALLADLTQKDLRRTRVANAYFSLFMAIGNILGFATGSYSGWYKIFPFTLSSACTINCANLKAAFILDIIFIATTTCISISAANEQPLDPSRGSSHTGEEIAESSHGQEEAFLWELFGIFKYFPGVVWVILLVTALTWIGWFPFLLFDTDWFGREIYGGEPNDGKNYSAGVRMGSLGLMLNSVLLGVTSLFMEKLCRKWGTGFTWGVSNVVMSLCFIAMLIITAVRSNIDIGQGLPPDGIVIAALVVFAILGIPLSITYSVPYALVSSRIEALGLGQGLSMGVLNLAIVFPQIVVSLGSGPWDELFGGGNSPAFFVAALSAFAGGLIAILAIPRTRVEKSKILA